One genomic window of Quercus robur chromosome 6, dhQueRobu3.1, whole genome shotgun sequence includes the following:
- the LOC126689285 gene encoding mediator of RNA polymerase II transcription subunit 33A produces MAVSVQSSTWDSVIDITQVAQQKGMDPLLWALHLSSSLSSAGVALPSVELADVLVSYICWDNNVPILWKFLEKALMLNIVPPLLLLAQLSTRVIPSRHSRPAAYRLYLELLKRHAFTLKYQINGPNYHKVMKSIDAVLQLSQGYGMPMSEPGILVVEFILSIVWQLLDATLDDEGLLELTSDKKSKWIIKSQEMEIDRNDSFDEKRAELHERLQNLNTVMGIELIGEFLQNKVTARILYLARRNMPSHWLDFIQRLQLLQANSSALRNSKTLTPESLQQLTSDARIVLSRECKTSSLQKFHAVMAFGSLSSSAGLCQGASRSALWLPLDLLLEDAMDGYQVNATCGIEIITGLIKTLQAINGTTWHDTFLGLWIAALRLVQRERDPIEGPVPRLDTRLCILLSVTTLVVADLIEEEESAPVDETECGSTNHWKEKKVTGKCRNDLVSSLQILGDYQGLLTPPQSIVSAANQAAAKAMLFVSGINVGSAYFECINVKDMPINCSGNLRHLIVEACVARNLLDTSAYYWPGYVNGCINQIPHTLPAQAPSWSSFMKGAPLTPVLINALVSTPATSLAELEKIFEVAVNGSDDEKICAATILCGASLIRGWNIQEHTVHFITRLLSPPVPPEYSGSDSHLIGYAPMLNVIIVGITSVDCVQIFSLHGLVPQLACSLMPICEVFGSCVPNVPWTLTNGEEISAHAVFSNAFILLLKLWRFNHPPLEHGVGDVPTVVSQRTPEYLLLLRNSHLVSSGNVNKNRNRKRLSAVASLSSPQPIFVDSFPKLKAWYRQHQACIASTLSGLVHGTPVHQIVDGLLNMMFRKIIRGNQSLTSFTSGSSGSSGTGNEDTSLRPKLPAWDVLEAVPFVVDAALTACAHGKLSPRELATGLKDLADFLPATLATIVSYFSSEVTRGIWKPVFMNGTDWPSPAANLSNVEEQIKKILATTGVDIPSLAAGGSSPSTLPLPLAAFVSLTITYKIDRASERFLNLAGPALESLAAGCPWPCMPIVASLWTQKAKRWSDFLVFSASRTVFLHSSDAVVQLLKSCFTATLGLNDAPISSSGGVGELLGHGFGSHFSGGISPVAPGILYLRVFRSIRDIVFVTEEIISLLMHSVREIASSGLPREKLDKLRASKNGLKYRQVSLSASMTQVKLAAALGASLVWLSGGLGLVQSLIKETLPSWFISVHRCEPEEGSEGMVAMLGGYALAYFTVLCLAFSWGVDSTSSASKRRPKILGTHMKFLASALDGKISLGCDWATWRAYVSGFVTLMVGCTPNWVLEVDVDVLKRLSSGLRQWNEEELALALLGIGGIGSMGAAAELIIENEM; encoded by the exons ATGGCTGTTTCTGTACAGAGTAGTACGTGGGACAGTGTGATAGACATAACACAGGTGGCACAGCAAAAGGGTATGGATCCTCTGCTCTGGGCGTTACACTTGTCATCGAGCTTGAGCTCAGCAGGAGTGGCTTTGCCTTCTGTGGAGCTCGCTGATGTGTTGGTTTCCTACATTTGTTGGGACAACAACGTGCCTATTCTATGGAAGTTTTTGGAAAAGGCTTTGATGCTTAATATTGTGCCCCCTCTGCTCCTCCTTGCTCAGCTCTCTACAAG GGTCATTCCAAGTAGACATTCTCGGCCAGCAGCATATAGGCTTTATCTTGAACTCCTTAAGAGACACGCTTTTACACTTAAATATCAGATAAATGGACCAAATTATCATAA gGTCATGAAATCGATAGATGCCGTTCTTCAACTTTCACAGGGATATGGTATGCCCATGAGTGAACCTGGGATTCTGGTGGTTGAATTTATCCTTTCAATTGTGTGGCAGTTACTTGATGCAACATTAGATGATGAAGGCTTGCTAGAACTTACCTCAGATAAGAAGTCCAAATGGATAATTAAATCTCAAGAAATGGAAATAGATCGTAATGATAGTTTTGACGAGAAGAGGGCTGAACTTCATGAGAGAttgcaaaatttaaatactGTGATGGGCATTGAATTAATAGGGGaatttctacaaaataaagTAACTGCGAGAATTCTTTACTTGGCTCGTCGAAACAT GCCCTCACATTGGCTAGACTTCATCCAGCGATTACAGTTGCTTCAAGCAAATTCCTCAGCATTAAGAAATTCCAAAACTCTAACTCCTGAGTCTCTTCAGCAGTTGACTTCAGATGCTCGAATAGTATTGTCTCGAGAATGCAAAACAAGTTCACTACAAAAGTTTCATGCAGTTATGGCTTTTggatctctctcttcctctgctGGTCTATGCCAAGGAGCTAGCCGTTCTGCTCTTTGGCTTCCTCTTGATCTCTTATTAGAAGATGCCATGGATGGATATCAAGTTAATGCAACATGTGGCATTGAAATAATTACTG GTTTGATTAAAACCCTTCAGGCAATAAATGGCACCACCTGGCATGACACCTTTTTAGGTCTTTGGATAGCAGCTCTTCGTCTTGTTCAAAGG GAAAGAGATCCCATTGAGGGTCCTGTGCCTCGCCTTGATACTCGCTTATGCATTCTATTGTCTGTCACAACCCTTGTGGTTGCTGATCTCATTGAGGAGGAGGAAAGTGCACCTGTTGATGAAACAGAATGCGGCTCCACTAAtcattggaaagaaaaaaaggttacAGGGAAGTGCCGCAATGATTTGGTGTCAAGCCTACAGATACTTGGGGATTATCAGGGCCTGTTGACTCCACCTCAATCTATTGTTTCTGCTGCCAATCAGGCTGCTGCAAAGGCAATGTTATTTGTTTCAGGCATCAATGTGGGGAGTGCATACTTTGAGTGCATCAATGTGAAAGACATGCCTATCAACTGTT CTGGAAACTTGCGTCATTTGATAGTTGAAGCTTGTGTTGCCAGAAACCTACTGGATACATCTGCATATTACTGGCCAGGTTATGTGAATGGATGCATCAATCAAATACCTCATACTCTGCCTGCTCAAGCCCCTAGTTGGTCATCATTTATGAAGGGTGCTCCACTGACTCCAGTATTGATAAATGCTTTGGTTTCAACTCCTGCTACAAG CTTAGCAGAACTCGAGAAAATATTTGAGGTTGCAGTCAATGGATCAGATGATGAGAAGATATGTGCTGCTACTATACTTTGTGGGGCCTCTTTAATTCGGGGTTGGAATATACAG GAACACACTGTTCATTTCATTACTAGACTATTATCTCCTCCAGTTCCTCCAGAATATTCTGGGAGTGACAGCCACTTGATTGGATATGCTCCAATGCTGAATGTAATAATTGTTGGAATAACTTCTGTTGATTGTGTTCAGATCTTCTCTCTACATGGCTTG GTTCCGCAACTTGCATGTTCACTAATGCCAATCTGTGAGGTTTTTGGATCATGTGTACCAAATGTCCCGTGGACTCTCACAAATGGGGAAGAAATTTCTGCTCATGCTGTGTTTTCAAATGCATTTATTCTTCTTTTGAAGCTATGGAGGTTTAATCATCCTCCTCTTGAACATGGAGTAGGAGATGTACCCACAGTTGTATCCCAACGAACTCCTGAATACCTTCTATTATTACGAAACTCCCACCTAGTATCTTCTGGGAATGTAAACAAAAATCGAAATAGAAAAAGACTCTCAGCGGTTGCAAGTTTATCATCTCCACAACCCATATTTGTGGATTCATTTCCAAAATTAAAAGCATGGTATCGGCAGCATCAAGCATGCATAGCTTCAACATTATCTGGTCTTGTTCATGGAACACCAGTTCATCAGATTGTCGATGGGCTTCTTAATATGATGTTTAGGAAGATTATTAGAGGAAACCAATCCTTAACTTCATTTACATCTGGAAGTAGTGGTTCTTCGGGAACTGGAAATGAGGATACTTCTTTAAGACCTAAATTGCCTGCCTGGGATGTACTGGAAGCTGTTCCCTTTGTTGTTGATGCTGCTTTAACAGCCTGTGCTCATGGAAAACTTTCTCCTCGTGAACTGGCTACAG gTCTGAAAGATTTAGCTGATTTTCTCCCTGCAACTTTGGCAACTATTGTGAGCTACTTTTCATCTGAAGTAACTAGGGGTATTTGGAAGCCAGTTTTCATGAATGGAACAGATTGGCCTAGCCCTGCTGCAAATTTGTCTAATGTTGAAGAGCAAATTAAGAAAATCCTTGCCACCACTGGTGTTGATATCCCAAGTCTTGCTGCAG GTGGAAGCTCTCCGTCTACACTTCCACTTCCCCTGGCTGCCTTTGTGAGCCTTACAATAACCTATAAGATTGACAGAGCCTCAGAACGTTTTCTCAATTTGGCTGGCCCAGCCTTGGAGTCCCTTGCAGCAGGTTGTCCATGGCCTTGCATGCCAATCGTGGCTTCCTTGTGGACCCAAAAGGCGAAGCGCTGGAGTGACTTCCTTGTCTTTTCTGCATCTCGAACTGTCTTCCTCCACAGCAGTGATGCAGTGGTTCAGCTCCTTAAAAGCTGCTTCACTGCCACACTTGGTCTGAATGATGCACCTATTTCAAGCAGTGGTGGTGTTGGCGAACTTCTTGGCCATGGATTTGGATCCCATTTCAGCGGTGGGATTTCTCCTGTTGCTCCGGGTATTCTTTATCTACGTGTTTTTCGATCCATTAGAGATATTGTGTTCGTAACAGAAGAGATTATTTCTCTCTTGATGCATTCTGTCAGAGAAATAGCATCTAGTGGGCTTCCAAGAGAAAAATTAGACAAGTTAAGGGCAAGCAAGAATGGATTGAAATACAGACAGGTTTCACTTTCTGCATCAATGACTCAGGTGAAACTTGCAGCTGCCCTTGGTGCTTCTTTGGTATGGTTATCTGGAGGCTTGGGTCTTGTCCAATCCTTGATAAAAGAAACCTTGCCTTCTTGGTTTATATCTGTTCACAGATGTGAGCCGGAAGAAGGGTCAGAAGGGATGGTTGCAATGCTTGGGGGATATGCTCTTGCCTACTTCACAGTGCTTTGTTTGGCCTTTTCTTGGGGTGTTGACTCAACATCATCTGCATCAAAGCGGCGCCCAAAAATCCTTGGGACGCACATGAAATTCCTGGCAAGTGCACTTGATGGGAAAATTTCACTTGGTTGTGATTGGGCCACTTGGCGTGCTTATGTCTCAGGATTCGTGACCTTGATGGTTGGCTGCACACCAAATTGGGTACTAGAGGTAGATGTAGATGTCTTGAAGAGACTGAGTAGTGGGCTGAGACAGTGGAATGAGGAGGAGCTTGCTTTGGCATTGCTGGGGATAGGTGGGATTGGTTCAATGGGTGCAGCTGCTGAACTGATAATAGAAAATGAGATGTAA